In a genomic window of Gossypium arboreum isolate Shixiya-1 chromosome 9, ASM2569848v2, whole genome shotgun sequence:
- the LOC108456318 gene encoding uncharacterized protein LOC108456318 has product MNSKQTPTRGFGQYSIASSFLSRPSHSSKEVQKDLRCKDSKKLISLSDFLNQKLPRNSGIPKTVQEKSRPFSSLLSSNEGKSIDKQNERKKEEKIDGLNKVVFEQFKQDNSEKIDTVLSSSVVGEEENSRKRRNPFEGVDEQRTRKSFLVLGEEGDDDPQNIKKSGRKECSTSNKKPKPHYNHYANGSGWWDCDMEGVDSEEVGYGEVWEGVGSTTFGGIVDWH; this is encoded by the exons ATGAATTCAAAGCAAACTCCGACTAGGGGTTTTGGACAGTATTCTATTGCTTCATCGTTTCTCTCACGTCCTTCCCATTC TTCCAAGGAAGTACAGAAAGATTTGCGTTGCAAAGATTCGAAGAAGCTTATATCATTATCAGATTTTCTAAATCAAAAGCTACCCAGAAATTCTGGTATTCCCAAAACTGTTCAG GAGAAATCAAGGCCTTTTTCATCGCTATTATCTTCAAATGAAGGGAAATCTATTGACAAGCAGAACGAaaggaagaaagaagagaaaattgATGGTCTTAATAAAGTTGTTTTTGAGCAGTTCAAGCAAGATAACTCTGAGAAAATAGATACTGTATTAAGTTCAAGCGTTGTTGGCGAAGAAGAAAATTCAAGAAAAAGACGGAATCCGTTTGAAG GAGTAGATGAACAAAGAACACGGAAGTCTTTTCTAGTCCTGGGAGAGGAAGGTGATGATGAtccacaaaacataaagaaaagtgGAAGAAAGGAGTGTTCTACAAGCAACAAGAAACCAAAGCCCCATTATAATCACT ATGCAAATGGTAGTGGGTGGTGGGACTGTGACATGGAAGGCGTGGACAGCGAGGAAGTTGGCTATGGCGAAGTATGGGAAGGGGTTGGCTCCACAACCTTTGGTGGAATAGTAGACTGGCATTGA